In Micromonospora sp. WMMA1363, a genomic segment contains:
- a CDS encoding ATP-binding protein yields the protein MRRRLVISYLLLMVLVLIALETPLAATLASRETERVRADRLADATRFASLAGPALRGGIPGPLDNELDSYDELYGIGAAVVDRDRRTIVASASWRPAPGTRAALDVALSGQQASGPDSVWPWVDGPIVVAVPINDGGEVLGAVVTTTSAASVRRVVTAWWLLLASTGLLAVLACVLTAFGLAGWVLRPVTELDAVTHEIAEGDRGARVQHRPGPPELRRLATSFNHMADAVSDVMDRQRAFVAHASHQLRNPLTALRLRVEELGPTLTDAQGQAEHQLALEETDRLALVLDALLTLARAERTENLRVTVDAAAIAASRVAAWAPLARRRSVTLRLATGDAPAYARTVPTAVDQALDALVDNAVKFSGAGSEVTVAVRTHEGGTTLEVRDTGPGMTASQLGQATERFWRAPEVQNVDGAGLGLTIVAVLVDASGGRLTMRPNSPCGLTATLWFPAPAELPAESDQPGQPTGSVATGEGR from the coding sequence GTGCGACGCCGGCTGGTCATCAGCTACCTGCTGCTCATGGTGCTGGTCCTGATCGCGTTGGAGACGCCACTGGCGGCGACCCTGGCCAGCCGGGAGACCGAGCGGGTCCGCGCCGACCGGCTCGCCGACGCCACCCGCTTCGCCTCGCTGGCCGGTCCGGCGCTGCGCGGCGGCATCCCCGGCCCGCTCGACAACGAGCTGGACAGCTACGACGAGTTGTACGGGATCGGCGCGGCCGTCGTCGACCGGGACCGCCGTACCATCGTGGCGTCGGCCAGCTGGCGGCCCGCACCGGGCACCCGGGCGGCCCTCGACGTGGCGCTTTCCGGACAACAGGCCAGCGGGCCGGATTCGGTGTGGCCGTGGGTGGACGGGCCGATCGTGGTCGCGGTGCCGATCAACGACGGCGGTGAGGTGCTCGGCGCGGTGGTCACCACCACCTCCGCCGCGTCGGTCCGGCGGGTCGTCACCGCCTGGTGGCTGCTGCTCGCCAGCACCGGCCTGCTCGCGGTGCTGGCCTGCGTGCTCACCGCGTTCGGGCTGGCCGGGTGGGTCCTGCGCCCGGTCACCGAGCTGGACGCGGTGACCCACGAGATCGCCGAGGGGGATCGGGGCGCCCGGGTGCAGCACCGGCCCGGCCCGCCGGAGCTGCGCCGGCTCGCGACGAGCTTCAACCACATGGCCGACGCGGTCTCGGACGTGATGGACCGGCAACGGGCGTTCGTCGCGCACGCCAGCCACCAACTCCGCAACCCGTTGACGGCGCTACGGCTGCGGGTGGAGGAGCTGGGACCCACCCTCACGGACGCGCAGGGGCAGGCCGAGCACCAGCTCGCGCTGGAGGAGACCGACCGGCTGGCCCTCGTCCTGGACGCGTTGCTCACCCTGGCCCGCGCCGAGCGGACGGAGAACCTGCGGGTCACCGTCGACGCGGCGGCGATCGCCGCCAGCCGGGTCGCGGCGTGGGCGCCACTTGCCCGCCGCCGGTCGGTCACCCTGCGCCTCGCCACCGGCGACGCCCCGGCGTACGCCCGGACCGTGCCGACCGCCGTCGACCAGGCACTCGACGCGCTCGTCGACAACGCGGTGAAGTTCAGTGGTGCCGGGAGCGAGGTCACGGTGGCGGTCCGGACCCATGAGGGCGGGACAACCCTGGAGGTACGCGACACCGGTCCGGGCATGACGGCCAGCCAGCTCGGCCAGGCGACCGAGCGGTTCTGGCGGGCACCAGAGGTGCAGAACGTCGACGGTGCGGGGCTCGGGCTGACCATCGTCGCGGTTCTCGTCGACGCCTCCGGCGGACGGCTCACCATGCGCCCGAACTCGCCGTGCGGCCTGACCGCCACCCTGTGGTTCCCGGCGCCCGCCGAGCTGCCCGCCGAATCCGACCAGCCTGGTCAGCCCACTGGCTCCGTCGCCACCGGCGAAGGACGGTGA
- a CDS encoding TAXI family TRAP transporter solute-binding subunit → MKPVRPAWGSRPTPAVLVALLLTVLPSLTACREDIRAPVQIRIATGSPTAVYHAFGQSLAAVLNRELPNVQASVVVTAASAENVRLVGAGAAELGFTQADVLPAAPGVDPSVAAVARVYDDLLHLVSTAAGEVHTLADLRGKRVSVGAPGSGTEITASRLLDVARLGGDGVRRNRLGLDDSVAALREGRIDAFFFSGGLPVRAVTELARDRHIRVVDLGTWTEPLRAQHPEVYVSRDIPRSVYGVDPVATVANPNFLIVRADLPERLVREVTRLLMERRKELAAAHPAAGRMSPRSAITTAPLPLHPGAITWYRAAKP, encoded by the coding sequence GTGAAACCTGTCCGGCCCGCGTGGGGCTCGCGTCCCACACCAGCGGTACTCGTCGCCCTGCTCCTCACGGTGCTGCCGAGCCTCACCGCGTGCCGGGAGGACATCCGCGCGCCGGTACAGATCCGCATCGCCACCGGCAGCCCCACCGCGGTCTACCACGCCTTCGGGCAGTCGCTGGCCGCCGTCCTCAACCGGGAGCTGCCAAACGTGCAGGCCAGCGTCGTGGTGACCGCCGCGTCGGCGGAGAACGTACGGCTCGTCGGCGCCGGCGCGGCCGAGCTGGGCTTCACCCAGGCCGACGTGCTGCCCGCCGCCCCGGGCGTGGACCCGTCGGTGGCCGCGGTCGCCCGCGTCTACGACGACCTGCTGCACCTCGTCAGCACCGCGGCCGGGGAGGTTCACACCCTGGCCGACCTGCGAGGAAAGCGGGTGTCGGTGGGCGCCCCGGGCTCCGGGACCGAGATCACCGCGTCCCGCCTGCTCGACGTGGCGCGACTCGGCGGCGACGGCGTCCGCCGAAACCGGCTGGGCCTGGACGACTCCGTCGCCGCACTACGCGAGGGCCGCATCGACGCGTTCTTCTTCTCCGGTGGCCTACCGGTCCGCGCGGTCACCGAGCTGGCTAGGGACCGGCACATCCGGGTCGTCGACCTGGGCACCTGGACCGAGCCGCTGCGCGCGCAGCACCCCGAGGTCTACGTCTCCCGGGACATCCCGCGCTCGGTGTACGGGGTGGACCCGGTCGCCACGGTGGCCAACCCGAACTTCCTGATCGTCCGCGCGGACCTGCCGGAGCGGCTGGTCCGGGAGGTGACCCGGCTGCTCATGGAGCGGCGGAAGGAACTGGCCGCGGCCCACCCGGCGGCCGGCCGGATGAGCCCCCGCTCGGCCATCACCACCGCGCCCCTGCCCCTGCATCCGGGCGCCATCACCTGGTACCGCGCCGCGAAGCCGTGA
- the yaaA gene encoding peroxide stress protein YaaA, giving the protein MLILLPPSEGKADTGSGRRLDLARLTLPDLTPAREEVLTALVALCAAGDEEDALTALGLSPGQRGELRRNARLREAATAPAERRYTGVLYEALDLASLPPAALRAARRTILISSGLWGAVRLTDRIPPYRCPIGARLPGVGALSAYWRRALAPAMAAAAGNGPVLDLRSGGYAATWAPRDATAARTVTVRVLHEREVDGVPVRSVVSHFNKATKGRLVRDLLTAGARPRTADGLLTTLRDLKYPVVEHPTKAGRPRQVDIVVTEL; this is encoded by the coding sequence ATGCTCATCCTGCTGCCGCCCTCCGAGGGGAAGGCCGACACCGGCAGCGGCCGGCGGCTGGACCTCGCCCGCCTCACGCTGCCGGACCTGACCCCGGCCCGCGAGGAGGTGCTGACGGCGCTGGTCGCGCTCTGCGCCGCCGGCGACGAGGAGGACGCCCTGACCGCGCTGGGCCTGAGCCCGGGACAACGCGGTGAGCTACGACGCAACGCCCGGCTGCGGGAGGCCGCCACCGCACCGGCCGAGCGCCGCTACACGGGGGTGCTGTACGAGGCCCTCGACCTCGCCTCCCTGCCCCCGGCGGCGCTGCGCGCCGCCCGCCGCACGATCCTGATCAGCTCCGGTCTCTGGGGCGCGGTCCGGCTCACCGACCGGATCCCGCCCTACCGCTGCCCGATCGGCGCGCGACTGCCCGGGGTGGGGGCGCTGTCCGCGTACTGGCGACGCGCCCTGGCCCCCGCGATGGCCGCGGCGGCCGGGAACGGGCCGGTGCTGGACCTGCGCTCCGGCGGGTACGCGGCCACCTGGGCCCCACGCGACGCGACCGCGGCCCGCACGGTCACCGTCCGGGTGCTGCACGAACGGGAGGTCGACGGAGTGCCCGTCCGGTCGGTGGTCAGCCACTTCAACAAGGCGACCAAGGGACGGCTCGTCCGGGACCTGCTGACCGCCGGAGCCCGGCCACGCACCGCCGACGGCCTGCTGACCACGCTACGGGACCTCAAGTATCCGGTGGTGGAACACCCGACCAAGGCCGGTCGGCCGCGCCAGGTCGATATCGTTGTCACCGAGTTGTAG
- a CDS encoding phosphatase domain-containing protein, with protein MPPTPAGQLAVPHLHRAARIEDAVHHLVERRLRRTGWRTNIIAYAGYGAPGWVRVMCRVLLGRPDNRQRGRLEKVRGWRSFTTLPAKYVTVAIESGGVRHETRTDRSGFVDTVVPADLPPGWGAVRISGAEAEPVEAPVRIVDPQVRFGILSDIDDTVMVTALPRPLLAAWNTFVLDEHARAAVPGMAVLYERLVTAHPGAPVFYLSTGAWNVAPTLTRFLSRHLYPAGPLLLTDWGPTADRWFRSGREHKRATLARLAREFPRVKWLLVGDDGQHDQEIYREFAAAHPENVAGVAIRRLSPTQAVLAGSLPHPAGNSSSAGPVGQKWLSAPDGAGLWRLLRDAGLV; from the coding sequence GTGCCACCCACTCCCGCCGGCCAGTTGGCCGTTCCCCACCTGCATCGGGCCGCGCGGATCGAGGACGCCGTTCACCACCTGGTCGAACGCCGGTTGCGGCGGACCGGCTGGCGTACCAACATCATCGCCTACGCCGGCTACGGCGCCCCCGGCTGGGTACGCGTGATGTGCCGGGTGCTGCTGGGGCGTCCGGACAACCGGCAGCGGGGCCGGCTGGAGAAGGTCCGGGGCTGGCGCAGCTTCACCACGCTGCCGGCGAAGTACGTGACGGTGGCGATCGAGTCCGGCGGGGTGCGGCACGAGACGCGGACCGACCGCAGCGGCTTCGTCGACACGGTCGTGCCGGCGGACCTGCCGCCCGGCTGGGGTGCGGTGCGGATCAGCGGGGCGGAGGCGGAGCCGGTGGAGGCGCCGGTGCGCATCGTCGACCCGCAGGTGCGCTTCGGCATCCTCTCCGACATCGACGACACGGTGATGGTCACCGCGCTGCCCCGGCCGTTGCTCGCCGCCTGGAACACGTTCGTCCTCGACGAGCACGCCCGCGCGGCCGTGCCCGGGATGGCGGTGCTCTATGAGCGGCTGGTGACCGCCCACCCTGGCGCTCCGGTGTTCTACCTGTCCACCGGGGCGTGGAACGTCGCGCCGACCCTTACCCGCTTCCTGTCCCGGCACCTCTACCCGGCCGGGCCGTTGCTGCTCACCGACTGGGGCCCGACGGCGGACCGGTGGTTCCGCAGCGGCCGTGAGCACAAGCGGGCCACCCTGGCCCGGCTGGCCCGGGAGTTTCCCCGGGTGAAGTGGCTGCTGGTCGGTGACGACGGGCAGCACGACCAGGAGATCTACCGGGAGTTCGCCGCCGCCCACCCGGAGAATGTGGCCGGGGTGGCGATCCGCCGGCTGTCACCCACCCAGGCGGTGCTCGCCGGTAGCCTGCCCCACCCGGCCGGCAACAGCTCGTCGGCCGGCCCGGTGGGGCAGAAGTGGCTCTCCGCACCGGACGGCGCCGGCCTGTGGAGACTGCTGCGGGACGCGGGCCTGGTCTGA
- the glgB gene encoding 1,4-alpha-glucan branching protein GlgB, producing the protein MDQLIAGHTHDPHAVLGAHPAGGRTTIRTLRRGAGDVGVLVDGERHPMKRVHDAGIFETVVPGEVLDYRVDVDGQVHDDPYRHPPTLGELDLHLIGEGRHERLWEVLGARVFDEGVAFSVWAPNARGVRVVGDFTGWAPDDGWPMRSLGSNGVWEVFVPGAVVGARYKFRILGADGSWRDKADPLAASAEVPPATASVVYRSTYEWRDAAWLERRVRREPHRHPMSVYEVHLGSWRPGLGYRELAEQLTAYVTELGFTHVEFLPVMEHPFGGSWGYQVTGYYAPTARFGSPDDFRYLVDTLHGAGIGVILDWVPAHFPRDEWALARFDGRPLYEHPDPRRGEHPDWGTYVFDFGRREVRNFLVANALYWCAEFHVDGLRVDAVASMLYLDYSRGEGQWVPNRFGGRENLDAIAFMQETNATVYRQHPGVVMIAEESTAWPGVTRSTDTGGLGYGFKWNMGWMHDTLLYTSKDPIYRQHHHHQLTFSLAYAWSENYVLPISHDEVVHGKGSLAGKMPGDTWQRLANVRALLAYMWAHPGKQLLFMGCELADDREWSEERGLDWCLLHDPGRAGVQRLVRDLNTEYRGTPALWAQDTEPAGFRWIAGDDVANNTVSFVRIAPDGATLVCVANFSALPLEGYRIGLPAGGTWAEVLNTDAHHYGGSGVGNLGQVRAEDVPWHGMPASAALRVPPLGVLWLRPA; encoded by the coding sequence ATGGACCAGCTGATCGCCGGCCATACCCACGACCCGCACGCGGTACTCGGGGCGCACCCGGCCGGCGGGCGTACCACGATCCGGACGCTGCGGCGTGGCGCCGGTGACGTCGGGGTGCTCGTCGACGGAGAGCGGCACCCGATGAAGCGGGTACACGACGCCGGGATCTTCGAGACGGTCGTCCCGGGCGAGGTGCTCGACTACCGGGTGGACGTCGACGGGCAGGTGCACGACGACCCGTACCGCCACCCGCCGACGCTGGGCGAGCTGGACCTGCACCTCATCGGTGAGGGCCGGCACGAGCGGCTCTGGGAGGTGCTCGGCGCCCGGGTCTTCGACGAGGGCGTCGCCTTCAGTGTCTGGGCACCCAACGCGCGCGGGGTCCGCGTCGTCGGTGACTTCACCGGCTGGGCGCCGGACGACGGCTGGCCGATGCGGTCGCTCGGGTCGAACGGTGTGTGGGAGGTCTTCGTGCCCGGCGCGGTCGTGGGCGCCCGCTACAAGTTCCGGATCCTCGGTGCCGACGGAAGCTGGCGGGACAAGGCGGACCCCCTCGCGGCATCCGCGGAGGTGCCGCCGGCCACCGCGTCGGTGGTCTATCGGTCGACGTACGAGTGGCGCGACGCGGCCTGGCTGGAACGGCGGGTGAGGCGCGAGCCGCACCGCCACCCGATGAGTGTGTACGAGGTGCACCTCGGCTCCTGGCGGCCGGGCCTCGGCTACCGGGAGCTGGCCGAACAGCTGACGGCGTACGTGACCGAGCTGGGCTTCACCCACGTGGAGTTCCTGCCGGTGATGGAGCACCCGTTCGGCGGCTCCTGGGGATACCAGGTCACCGGCTACTACGCCCCCACCGCACGCTTCGGCAGCCCGGACGACTTCCGGTACCTTGTCGACACCCTGCACGGCGCCGGGATCGGCGTGATCCTCGACTGGGTACCGGCGCACTTCCCCCGCGACGAGTGGGCGCTCGCCCGGTTCGACGGCCGCCCGCTGTACGAGCACCCCGACCCGCGCCGCGGCGAGCACCCCGACTGGGGCACGTACGTCTTCGACTTCGGCCGCCGCGAGGTACGCAACTTCCTGGTGGCCAACGCGCTGTACTGGTGCGCGGAGTTCCACGTCGACGGGCTGCGGGTGGACGCGGTGGCCTCGATGCTCTATCTGGACTACTCCCGCGGCGAGGGCCAGTGGGTCCCCAACCGGTTCGGCGGCCGGGAGAACCTGGACGCGATCGCGTTCATGCAGGAGACGAACGCGACGGTGTACCGGCAGCACCCCGGAGTGGTGATGATCGCCGAGGAGTCCACGGCGTGGCCGGGAGTGACCCGGTCAACGGACACCGGCGGGCTCGGCTACGGATTCAAGTGGAACATGGGGTGGATGCACGACACCCTGCTGTACACGTCGAAGGACCCGATCTACCGGCAGCATCACCACCACCAGCTCACGTTCTCCCTCGCGTACGCCTGGAGCGAGAACTACGTGCTGCCGATCAGCCACGACGAGGTGGTGCACGGCAAGGGTTCGCTCGCGGGCAAGATGCCCGGCGACACATGGCAGCGGCTGGCGAACGTGCGGGCGTTGCTGGCGTACATGTGGGCGCACCCGGGTAAGCAGCTGCTCTTCATGGGCTGCGAACTGGCGGACGACCGGGAGTGGAGCGAGGAACGCGGCCTCGACTGGTGCCTGCTGCACGACCCCGGCCGGGCCGGGGTGCAGCGGCTGGTCCGCGACCTCAACACCGAGTACCGGGGCACCCCCGCACTGTGGGCGCAGGACACCGAGCCCGCCGGGTTCCGCTGGATTGCCGGGGACGACGTCGCCAACAACACCGTCTCGTTCGTTCGCATCGCCCCGGACGGCGCGACGCTGGTCTGCGTGGCGAACTTCTCGGCGCTTCCGCTGGAGGGGTACCGGATCGGGCTGCCCGCCGGCGGGACGTGGGCGGAGGTGCTCAACACCGACGCCCACCACTACGGCGGGTCGGGGGTGGGCAACCTCGGACAGGTCCGCGCCGAGGACGTGCCCTGGCACGGGATGCCGGCGTCGGCGGCGCTCCGGGTGCCCCCGCTCGGCGTGCTGTGGCTCCGCCCCGCCTAA
- the glgA gene encoding glycogen synthase, with amino-acid sequence MDFCTRVPSMTDSAGLRVDLLTREYPPEVYGGAGVHVEYLARELRRLADVRVHCFGAPRNEPGVTAYADPAGLAGANAALRTMGVDLAMAAGCAGTDVVHSHTWYANLAGHTAKLLYGVPHVVTAHSLEPLRPWKAEQLGGGYALSSWCERTAVEAADAVIAVSAGMRQDVLTAYPAVHPDRVQVVYNGIDTEQYAPDRGTDVVDRLDIDPARPSVVYVGRITRQKGLPYLLRAARKLPADTQLVLLAGAPDTPEIAAEVAGLVAELRATRSGVVWVAEMLPKHEVIQVLTHATVFVCPSVYEPMGIVNLEAMACETAVVATATGGIPEVVADGETGLLVSIEQAGDGTGRPLHPERFVADLAARINEVLADPGRAAEFGRAGRRRAVEHFSWDRIAQRTLEVYRSVGGAG; translated from the coding sequence GTGGATTTCTGCACTAGGGTGCCGAGCATGACCGACTCCGCCGGGCTCCGCGTCGACCTGCTCACCCGCGAGTACCCGCCCGAGGTGTACGGCGGCGCCGGGGTGCACGTCGAGTACCTCGCCCGGGAGCTACGCCGCCTCGCCGACGTACGGGTCCACTGTTTCGGTGCGCCGCGAAACGAGCCCGGGGTCACCGCGTACGCCGATCCGGCCGGCCTGGCCGGCGCGAACGCCGCGCTGCGGACGATGGGGGTGGACCTGGCGATGGCCGCCGGGTGCGCCGGCACCGACGTGGTGCACAGCCACACCTGGTACGCGAACCTCGCCGGACACACCGCGAAGCTGCTGTACGGGGTGCCACACGTGGTTACCGCGCACAGCCTGGAGCCGCTGCGCCCGTGGAAGGCCGAGCAGCTCGGCGGCGGGTACGCGCTGTCGTCCTGGTGCGAGCGGACGGCGGTGGAGGCGGCCGACGCGGTGATCGCGGTCAGCGCGGGGATGCGGCAGGACGTGCTCACCGCCTACCCGGCGGTGCACCCGGACCGGGTGCAGGTGGTGTACAACGGCATCGACACCGAGCAGTACGCTCCGGACCGCGGCACCGACGTGGTCGACCGGCTCGACATCGACCCGGCCCGCCCCAGCGTGGTGTACGTCGGCCGGATCACCCGGCAGAAGGGCCTGCCCTACCTGCTGCGGGCCGCCCGGAAGCTGCCCGCCGACACGCAGCTCGTGCTGCTGGCCGGGGCGCCCGACACACCGGAGATCGCGGCCGAGGTAGCGGGGTTGGTCGCCGAGCTACGGGCCACCCGGTCGGGGGTGGTGTGGGTGGCCGAGATGCTCCCCAAGCACGAGGTGATCCAGGTACTCACCCACGCCACCGTCTTCGTCTGCCCGTCGGTCTACGAGCCGATGGGCATCGTCAACCTGGAGGCGATGGCCTGTGAGACCGCGGTGGTGGCCACCGCCACCGGTGGTATCCCCGAGGTCGTGGCGGACGGCGAGACCGGGCTGTTGGTGTCGATCGAGCAGGCCGGCGACGGCACCGGTCGGCCGCTGCACCCGGAGCGGTTCGTGGCCGACCTGGCAGCCCGGATCAACGAGGTGCTGGCCGACCCCGGGCGGGCCGCGGAGTTCGGGCGGGCCGGGCGGCGGCGCGCGGTGGAGCACTTTTCCTGGGACAGGATCGCCCAGCGGACGCTGGAGGTGTACCGGTCGGTGGGCGGGGCCGGCTGA
- the glgC gene encoding glucose-1-phosphate adenylyltransferase: MAAKVLAIVLAGGEGKRLMPLTTDRAKPAVPFGGMYRMVDFVLSNLANAGYRKIVVLTQYKSHSLDRHITKTWRMSTLLGNYVTPVPAQQRRGPWWFAGSADAIYQSFNLIYDEQPDYVIVFGADHIYRMDPRQMVEEHIDSGADVTVAGIRQPLSSADQFGVIEVGEDGRRIRAFREKPTDAIGLPDSPDEVYASMGNYVFTTKALCDAVERDAEDKASKHDMGGSIIPMLVERGEANVYDFRDNEVPGDTDRDRGYWRDVGTLDSFYVAHMDLINVHPVFNLYNFDWPIYTEQPPFPPAKFVHQWGERVGRAVASMVSPGAVISGSLVENSVISPKVKVHSWAHVDSAVLMEGVEIGRHAVVRRAILDKNVCVPEGVEIGVDLERDRQRYTVSDNGIVVIGKGQKVEP; encoded by the coding sequence ATGGCTGCCAAGGTGCTCGCGATCGTTCTGGCGGGTGGGGAGGGCAAGCGCCTGATGCCGCTCACCACGGACCGGGCGAAGCCGGCCGTCCCGTTCGGTGGGATGTACCGCATGGTCGACTTCGTTCTCTCCAATCTGGCCAATGCCGGCTACCGTAAGATCGTCGTGCTGACCCAGTACAAGTCCCACTCGCTGGACCGGCACATCACCAAGACCTGGCGGATGTCGACTCTGCTCGGTAACTACGTGACACCGGTGCCCGCCCAGCAGCGTCGTGGCCCGTGGTGGTTCGCCGGCTCGGCCGACGCGATCTACCAGAGCTTCAACCTGATCTACGACGAGCAGCCCGACTACGTGATCGTCTTCGGCGCCGACCACATCTACCGGATGGACCCGCGGCAGATGGTGGAGGAGCACATCGACTCCGGCGCGGACGTGACCGTGGCTGGCATCCGACAGCCGCTGTCCAGCGCCGACCAGTTCGGGGTGATCGAGGTCGGCGAGGACGGCCGGCGGATCCGGGCCTTCCGGGAGAAGCCCACCGACGCGATCGGCCTGCCGGACTCGCCCGACGAGGTCTACGCCTCGATGGGTAACTACGTCTTCACCACGAAGGCGCTCTGCGACGCCGTGGAGCGTGACGCGGAGGACAAGGCCAGCAAGCACGACATGGGCGGCAGCATCATCCCGATGCTGGTCGAGCGCGGCGAGGCGAACGTCTACGACTTCCGGGACAACGAGGTGCCCGGCGACACCGATCGCGACCGCGGCTACTGGCGGGACGTCGGGACGCTCGACTCCTTCTACGTCGCCCACATGGACCTGATCAACGTCCATCCGGTGTTCAATCTCTACAATTTCGACTGGCCGATCTACACCGAGCAGCCGCCGTTCCCGCCGGCGAAGTTCGTCCACCAGTGGGGCGAGCGGGTCGGCCGGGCGGTGGCGTCGATGGTCTCGCCGGGAGCGGTGATCTCCGGTTCACTGGTGGAGAATTCCGTTATCTCGCCCAAGGTGAAGGTGCACTCCTGGGCGCACGTCGACAGCGCCGTGCTCATGGAGGGCGTCGAGATCGGCCGGCACGCGGTGGTCCGCCGGGCCATCCTGGACAAGAACGTGTGCGTACCCGAGGGCGTCGAGATCGGCGTGGACCTGGAACGGGACCGACAGCGCTACACCGTCTCCGACAACGGCATCGTCGTCATCGGCAAAGGTCAGAAGGTGGAACCGTGA
- the pgm gene encoding phosphoglucomutase (alpha-D-glucose-1,6-bisphosphate-dependent): MSTRPRAGQPAQAADLVDVPMLVTAYYAEHPDPTDPAQQVSFGTSGHRGSSLRNAFNSDHILAVTQALCDYRRERGPDGPLFLGRDTHALSAPAAVDALEVLAANEVTVLLDSRDGYTPTPAVSHAILAHNRGRTSGLADGIVITPSHNPPDDGGFKYNPTHGGPADTDATRWIQDRANAILAAGLKEVRRMPYARARVADTTGSYDFLTRYVDDLPAALDLDAVRAAGVRIGADPLGGASVGYWSEIAERHRIDLTVVNPTVDPTWRFMTLDGDGKIRMDCSSPNAMASLIAARADYQVSTGNDADADRHGIVTPDGGLMNPNQYLAVAIAHLFRTRTDWGPAAAVGKTLVSSSMIDRVAADLGRPLLEVPVGFKWFVPGLLDGSVGFGGEESAGASFLRRDGGTWTTDKDGILLCLLAAEIIATTGRTPSEHWAELAGRFGAPSYARIDAPASRAEKTVLGKLSPEQVTATELAGEPITATLTTAPGNGSPIGGLKLVTASGWFAARPSGTEDVYKIYAESFQGPEHLTRIQQEAKDLVSSVLAKG; the protein is encoded by the coding sequence GTGAGCACCCGTCCCCGCGCGGGCCAGCCCGCCCAGGCGGCCGATCTGGTCGACGTGCCGATGCTGGTCACGGCGTACTACGCGGAACACCCCGACCCGACCGACCCGGCCCAGCAGGTCTCCTTCGGTACCTCCGGCCACCGGGGCTCGTCGCTGCGCAACGCCTTCAACTCCGACCACATCCTCGCGGTCACCCAGGCGCTCTGCGACTACCGGCGGGAGCGTGGCCCGGACGGCCCACTCTTCCTCGGCCGGGACACCCACGCGCTCTCCGCCCCGGCCGCGGTCGACGCGCTGGAGGTGCTCGCCGCCAACGAGGTGACCGTCCTGCTGGACAGCCGCGACGGGTACACGCCGACCCCGGCGGTGTCGCACGCGATCCTGGCCCACAACCGGGGCCGGACCAGCGGCCTCGCCGACGGCATCGTGATCACCCCGTCGCACAACCCGCCGGACGACGGCGGCTTCAAGTACAACCCCACGCACGGCGGCCCGGCCGACACGGACGCCACCAGGTGGATCCAGGACCGTGCGAACGCGATCCTCGCCGCCGGGCTCAAGGAGGTGCGCCGGATGCCGTACGCCCGGGCGCGGGTCGCCGACACCACCGGGTCGTACGACTTCCTCACCCGCTACGTGGACGACCTGCCGGCTGCGCTCGACCTGGACGCGGTGCGCGCCGCCGGGGTGCGGATCGGGGCGGACCCGCTCGGCGGCGCGAGCGTCGGCTACTGGAGCGAGATCGCCGAGCGGCACCGGATCGACCTGACCGTGGTGAACCCGACGGTCGACCCGACCTGGCGGTTCATGACCCTCGACGGGGACGGCAAGATCCGGATGGACTGCTCGTCGCCGAACGCGATGGCGTCGCTGATCGCCGCCCGCGCGGACTACCAGGTGTCGACCGGTAACGATGCCGACGCCGACCGGCACGGCATCGTCACCCCCGACGGCGGCCTGATGAACCCCAACCAGTACCTCGCCGTGGCGATCGCGCACCTGTTCCGCACCCGTACCGACTGGGGTCCGGCCGCCGCGGTCGGCAAGACCCTCGTCTCCTCGTCCATGATCGATCGGGTGGCCGCCGACCTCGGGCGTCCGTTGTTGGAGGTGCCGGTCGGTTTCAAGTGGTTCGTGCCCGGGCTGCTCGACGGCTCGGTCGGCTTCGGCGGTGAGGAGAGCGCCGGCGCTTCGTTCCTGCGTAGGGACGGTGGCACCTGGACCACCGACAAGGACGGCATTCTGCTGTGCCTCCTCGCCGCCGAGATCATCGCCACCACCGGCCGCACCCCCAGCGAGCACTGGGCGGAGTTGGCCGGGCGGTTCGGTGCACCCTCGTACGCGCGGATCGACGCGCCGGCGAGCCGCGCGGAGAAGACGGTGCTCGGCAAGCTCTCGCCGGAGCAGGTCACGGCAACCGAGCTGGCCGGGGAGCCGATCACGGCCACGCTCACCACGGCGCCCGGCAACGGCTCCCCGATCGGCGGCCTGAAGCTCGTCACGGCGAGTGGCTGGTTCGCCGCCCGCCCCTCCGGCACGGAGGACGTTTACAAGATCTATGCCGAGTCCTTCCAGGGGCCCGAACACCTCACCCGGATCCAGCAGGAGGCGAAGGACCTGGTGTCCTCGGTGCTCGCCAAGGGGTGA